In a single window of the Eleginops maclovinus isolate JMC-PN-2008 ecotype Puerto Natales chromosome 6, JC_Emac_rtc_rv5, whole genome shotgun sequence genome:
- the LOC134865502 gene encoding dehydrogenase/reductase SDR family member 12-like, which translates to MSFYRNSIWFMNGLHQYTRKGYETSSKDFEPQDFNVSVVGRTFMITGANSGIGKATAIAIAKKGGTIHMVCRNKDRAEEAKVDIVSESGNMEVYIHIVDMSETRKVWEFAEAFKEQYHSLNVLINNAGCMVNTREVNTEGLEMNFATNAMGVYILTESLIPLLRKSRDPRVITVSSGGMLVQKLRVDDLQSEKGYFDGVMVYAQNKRQQVVLTQQWAKAYPVIHFSAMHPGWVDTPAVSASMPQFHQMMGERLRSAEQGADTVVWLALSRAAARTRSGQFFQDRAPVPAHLPLAWTHSSAEEIQSFMTQLETLARAILPDVAHHSPSTPPTV; encoded by the exons ATGTCTTTTTATCGAAATTCGATCTGGTTCATGAATGGACTCCACCAATACACAAG GAAGGGATATGAAACATCATCTAAAGACTTTGAGCCCCAAGACTTCAATGTGTCGGTCGTGGGAAGGACTTTTATGATCACCGGAGCCAACAGTGGGATAGGAAAGGCAACAGCCATAGCTATAGCCaagaaag GTGGGACAATCCACATGGTGTGTAGGAACAAAGACAGAGCAGAAGAGGCCAAGGTGGACATTGTCAGTGAGTCAGGGAACATG GAGGTATACATCCATATTGTGGATATGTCTGAGACACGCAAAGTATGGGAGTTTGCAGAGGCATTTAAGGAGCAGTATCATTCCTTAAATGTGTTG ATCAACAATGCAGGGTGTATGGTGAACACAAGAGAGGTGAATACTGAGGGACTGGAGATGAACTTTGCCACCAACGCAATGG GGGTATACATCCTCACCGAGAGTCTCATACCACTCCTACGTAAGAGCCGGGATCCAAGAGTG ATCACTGTGTCCTCTGGAGGCATGCTGGTCCAGAAACTCAGAGTCGATGACTTGCAGTCAGAGAAGGGCTACTTTGATGGCGTCATGGTTTACGCCCAGAACAAG AGACAGCAGGTGGTGCTGACACAACAGTGGGCCAAAGCTTATCCAGTCATCCACTTCTCTGCGATGCACCCTGGCTGGGTAGATACTCCAG CTGTTTCTGCATCAATGCCTCAGTTCCACCAGATGATGGGGGAGAGGCTGCGCAGTGCGGAGCAGGGAGCCGACACCGTGGTGTGGTTGGCCTTGTCTAGAGCTGCTGCGAGAACACGCAGTGGGCAGTTCTTTCAAG ATCGTGCTCCTGTTCCTGCCCACCTGCCTCTGGCCTGGACTCACAGTTCTGCTGAAGAGATTCAGAGCTTCATGACTCAGCTGGAGACTTTGGCCAGAGCCATTCTACCTGATGTAGCACACCACAGTCCTTCCACACCTCCAACTGTATAA
- the LOC134865503 gene encoding AP-1 complex subunit sigma-2-like isoform X2, with protein MMRFLLLFSRQGKLRLQKWFTPMTEREKKKITRDMTTMVLSRQPRSCNFLHWKDLKIIYKRYASLYFCLAIENQENELIALEVIHRYVELLDKYFGNVCELDIIFNFEKAYFILDEFLMGGEIQETSKQMVNRSIEASDMLQEGDSSEWFEVELFG; from the exons ATG ATGCgcttcctgctcctcttcagtCGCCAGGGGAAACTGCGTCTGCAGAAGTGGTTCACGCCCATGACTGAACgtgagaagaagaaaatcacCAGGGACATGACCACCATGGTGTTGTCACGGCAACCACGCTCCTGTAATTTCCTGCACTGGAAAGACTTGAAGATTATTTACAAGAG GTATGCAAGCTTGTATTTCTGCCTGGCCATAGAGAACCAGGAAAATGAGCTGATAGCCCTGGAGGTTATTCACCGCTATGTGGAGCTGCTGGACAAATACTTTGGCAAT GTGTGTGAACTGGACATAATCTTTAACTTTGAGAAGGCCTATTTTATCCTGGATGAGTTTCTAATGGGGGGCGAAATACAAGAAACCTCCAAACAAATGGTGAATCGCTCCATTGAAGCCTCAGACATGTTACAGGAG ggtgacagcagtgagtggttTGAGGTGGAGCTGTTTGGATGA
- the LOC134865503 gene encoding AP-1 complex subunit sigma-2-like isoform X1 — MMRFLLLFSRQGKLRLQKWFTPMTEREKKKITRDMTTMVLSRQPRSCNFLHWKDLKIIYKRYASLYFCLAIENQENELIALEVIHRYVELLDKYFGNVCELDIIFNFEKAYFILDEFLMGGEIQETSKQMVNRSIEASDMLQEPVLLRVRDRFSWNVA; from the exons ATG ATGCgcttcctgctcctcttcagtCGCCAGGGGAAACTGCGTCTGCAGAAGTGGTTCACGCCCATGACTGAACgtgagaagaagaaaatcacCAGGGACATGACCACCATGGTGTTGTCACGGCAACCACGCTCCTGTAATTTCCTGCACTGGAAAGACTTGAAGATTATTTACAAGAG GTATGCAAGCTTGTATTTCTGCCTGGCCATAGAGAACCAGGAAAATGAGCTGATAGCCCTGGAGGTTATTCACCGCTATGTGGAGCTGCTGGACAAATACTTTGGCAAT GTGTGTGAACTGGACATAATCTTTAACTTTGAGAAGGCCTATTTTATCCTGGATGAGTTTCTAATGGGGGGCGAAATACAAGAAACCTCCAAACAAATGGTGAATCGCTCCATTGAAGCCTCAGACATGTTACAGGAG ccaGTGTTATTGCGAGTGAGAGACAGATTTTCCTGGAACGTGGCGTAG
- the LOC134865503 gene encoding AP-1 complex subunit sigma-3-like isoform X3, producing MMRFLLLFSRQGKLRLQKWFTPMTEREKKKITRDMTTMVLSRQPRSCNFLHWKDLKIIYKRYASLYFCLAIENQENELIALEVIHRYVELLDKYFGNVCELDIIFNFEKAYFILDEFLMGGEIQETSKQMVNRSIEASDMLQETMEEYMSKPAF from the exons ATG ATGCgcttcctgctcctcttcagtCGCCAGGGGAAACTGCGTCTGCAGAAGTGGTTCACGCCCATGACTGAACgtgagaagaagaaaatcacCAGGGACATGACCACCATGGTGTTGTCACGGCAACCACGCTCCTGTAATTTCCTGCACTGGAAAGACTTGAAGATTATTTACAAGAG GTATGCAAGCTTGTATTTCTGCCTGGCCATAGAGAACCAGGAAAATGAGCTGATAGCCCTGGAGGTTATTCACCGCTATGTGGAGCTGCTGGACAAATACTTTGGCAAT GTGTGTGAACTGGACATAATCTTTAACTTTGAGAAGGCCTATTTTATCCTGGATGAGTTTCTAATGGGGGGCGAAATACAAGAAACCTCCAAACAAATGGTGAATCGCTCCATTGAAGCCTCAGACATGTTACAGGAG ACAATGGAGGAGTATATGAGCAAACCTGCTTTTTAA
- the LOC134865498 gene encoding secretogranin-2b-like — MLHFHHKLPVGGAVVLLAFLLHGCTVQAASLPRHYRLRGGESEAQPAAYPPGSDMMKALEYIENLKQRNGGRPEPADYDEVEKFRVLLQLASQQDESPGDRQPAPGIQRQDITAEQLMKALLSSLQDRAGKDTKLAPVSAPRNDRRTHRHRTKDTEVPQSPPSEYSNFPRPHKKYPLMFEDEENTDASKRATEDLDEQYTPQSLANLRSIFEELGRMPTIGGQKRDVFGDDDDEEEDGFSLRSQAYEDVAGGEEWVPVEEREETEEMENGSHEEMERAIGEQEEADREEMQRRASQNQEEGEDDTKMVDYYLLKVLEMSDQTQKRDATGEQRKRLIRPSIVDPRTLKDLLQLSLKLHVPPQDLIDMLLTEELRKLHREPPSSSRFTTGQTPKIRYYSRRLPVKSKPIHDDMDREDFLDIIGVETISNEYPLVQRPMKTPPSADRIPVASIPVAKQSPVKIPAPSGRRENLFLSELNKMPLKRQSDVADDEDDDGGDVEDEVTTYLAAKILTEYPNPISKRDTQAQLKGQFPFDLYERVMKDYLGQADTDLRPVVKRETEGATEDNVEPPEMQGNEEIAAKTSAPQTVNEEEHREKTAAGM; from the coding sequence ATGCTGCATTTCCACCACAAGTTGCCCGTGGGGGGAGCCGTGGTCCTGCTCGCCTTCCTGCTCCATGGATGCACCGTGCAGGCTGCGTCTCTCCCCCGCCACTACAGGCTCCggggaggagagagtgaggcGCAGCCGGCTGCATACCCACCTGGCTCCGACATGATGAAAGCCCTGGAGTACATTGAGAATCTGAAGCAGCGTAACGGGGGACGACCTGAGCCCGCGGATTACGACGAAGTGGAAAAGTTCAGGGTCCTGCTTCAGCTCGCCTCGCAGCAGGACGAGAGTCCTGGGGACCGTCAGCCAGCCCCCGGGATACAGAGGCAGGACATTACCGCTGAGCAGCTGATGAAAGCCCTGCTCAGCTCTCTCCAGGATCGGGCTGGAAAAGACACGAAGCTCGCTCCCGTTTCAGCGCCCCGGAACGACCGCCGCACGCACAGGCACCGTACCAAAGACACGGAAGTCCCGCAGAGCCCACCGTCAGAATACAGTAACTTCCCCAGACCCCACAAGAAATATCCGCTGATGTTTGAGGACGAGGAGAACACAGACGCTTCCAAGCGGGCCACAGAGGACCTGGATGAGCAGTACACACCTCAGAGCCTCGCCAATTTACGCTCCATCTTTGAAGAGCTTGGGAGGATGCCCACGATCGGGGGACAGAAGAGAGATGTGTTCGGGGACGATGATGACGAAGAGGAGGACGGGTTCAGTCTGAGAAGCCAGGCATACGAGGATgtggcaggaggagaggagtgggTCCCcgtggaggagagggaggagacggAGGAAATGGAGAACGGGAGCCACGAAGAAATGGAAAGGGCGATCGGTGAGCAGGAGGAAGCAGACAGGGAGGAGATGCAACGCCGGGCGAGCCAGAAccaagaggagggggaagatgATACTAAGATGGTAGACTACTACCTGCTGAAAGTCCTGGAAATGAGTGATCAAACGCAGAAAAGGGATGCGACCGGAGAGCAGAGAAAGAGACTGATCCGTCCCTCCATAGTGGACCCTCGGACATTGAAGGACTTGCTGCAGCTCTCCCTGAAGCTCCACGTCCCCCCACAGGACCTTATCGACATGCTGCTCACAGAGGAGCTCAGGAAGCTGCACAGAGAGCCTCCGTCCTCCTCTCGCTTCACCACCGGCCAGACCCCAAAGATCAGGTACTACAGCCGCAGACTGCCGGTGAAGAGCAAGCCCATCCACGACGACATGGACAGAGAAGACTTTTTGGACATCATTGGAGTGGAGACTATCAGTAACGAGTATCCCTTGGTGCAGAGGCCAATGAAAACACCCCCATCCGCAGACAGAATCCCAGTGGCGTCCATTCCTGTTGCAAAACAAAGTCCGGTTAAAATCCCTGCCCCCTCCGGGCGCAGGGAGAACCTATTCTTGTCGGAGCTCAACAAAATGCCGCTGAAACGTCAGTCTGATGTCGCTGATGATGAAGACGATGATGGTGGCGATGTGGAAGACGAGGTGACCACATACCTGGCGGCCAAAATCCTCACAGAGTACCCCAACCCCATCTCCAAACGGGACACCCAGGCGCAGCTGAAGGGACAGTTCCCCTTTGACCTGTACGAGCGGGTCATGAAGGATTACTTGGGGCAAGCGGACACTGACCTGAGGCCAGTGGTCAAGAGGGAGACCGAGGGGGCCACAGAGGACAACGTTGAGCCCCCAGAGATGCAGGGGAACGAGGAGATAGCGGCCAAGACCTCGGCTCCTCAGACCGTAAATGAAGAGGAGCACCGTGAAAAAACTGCGGCTGGGATGTAG